In one Paraburkholderia megapolitana genomic region, the following are encoded:
- a CDS encoding LysR substrate-binding domain-containing protein, whose translation MYRWEFERHGQPLKIEVSGPITLDNVGLMVDAAVKGIGLAYVWAETAQDKIDSGHLVCVLKEWTPPISGQHLYYPGNRLVPAALRAFIDVLREVEGHRASSKPARRNNAPPAKKRARSRSVT comes from the coding sequence ATGTATCGATGGGAGTTCGAACGACATGGGCAGCCGCTGAAGATCGAGGTATCGGGGCCGATCACGTTAGACAACGTCGGTCTGATGGTCGACGCAGCAGTGAAAGGGATAGGGCTCGCGTATGTCTGGGCGGAGACGGCGCAAGACAAGATCGATAGCGGCCATCTTGTGTGCGTCTTGAAGGAATGGACACCGCCTATTTCCGGTCAGCACCTCTACTATCCGGGCAACCGTCTCGTACCGGCCGCGTTAAGGGCTTTTATCGATGTCTTGCGAGAAGTGGAAGGTCATCGCGCTTCGAGCAAACCCGCGCGACGAAATAACGCTCCACCCGCGAAAAAGCGCGCGAGGTCGCGGAGCGTCACTTAA
- a CDS encoding TetR/AcrR family transcriptional regulator — translation MDEASELCNDRHRSLEWIGMARPRDFEEEEVLDRAMEVFWRRGYDGASMAELTKAMELSSPSIYAAFGSKRGLFDAVLTRYRERRAGHRQHLLGDATAREVAERFLFGAIEWLVDPDEPRGCLLIQAGTAIGVDNEDVPRAIVTLRGRTKELLTERLARAQREGYLAESEDPAALARYLLMVFNGLALQAAEGMSKAELTDSAERALMSWPARPRRKSVAGSTRRKVKQ, via the coding sequence ATGGACGAAGCAAGCGAATTATGTAATGATCGGCACAGATCATTGGAATGGATTGGTATGGCACGACCTCGCGATTTTGAAGAAGAAGAGGTGCTCGATCGGGCGATGGAGGTGTTCTGGCGCCGTGGCTACGACGGCGCCTCCATGGCCGAGCTGACGAAGGCCATGGAGCTGAGCTCACCCAGCATTTATGCTGCGTTCGGCAGCAAACGCGGCCTCTTCGATGCGGTACTCACCCGGTACCGCGAACGACGTGCTGGACACCGGCAGCATTTGCTCGGTGACGCCACTGCTCGCGAAGTGGCCGAGCGATTTTTATTCGGTGCAATCGAATGGCTCGTCGATCCAGACGAGCCTCGCGGGTGTTTGCTGATTCAGGCCGGAACGGCGATCGGAGTAGACAACGAAGATGTGCCGCGCGCCATCGTCACCCTGCGCGGCAGGACGAAGGAGTTGCTGACCGAACGGCTCGCGCGTGCGCAACGGGAGGGGTATCTCGCCGAGTCCGAAGATCCCGCGGCGCTCGCCCGTTATCTGCTCATGGTGTTCAATGGTCTGGCTCTGCAGGCAGCGGAGGGTATGTCGAAGGCGGAACTCACTGACTCCGCCGAACGCGCGTTGATGAGTTGGCCCGCTCGGCCTCGCCGCAAGTCTGTTGCGGGTTCAACAAGGCGCAAAGTTAAACAGTAA